The DNA segment GGCGGGATAATTATTTTAGTTCCCATGGCTATATTCTTTATACTTGAAAAATGATTTCTATAGTTAATCACTCTGGTTGATAGCTCGCAGGTTTTAGTTGTTTGGCATTAGCCACCAATACTTGAACACGCTCATATAGGATTAAAAACTCCTTTTCGGTAATTACAAAATCATCTTTGTACCGGCCGTGGATATAGGCTTTTTGCAGCAACTTGAACAGTCGACGCTCCTGATCGGTATTCCTGGGAAATACATTCAATTCCGACCCGCAAAAAGCGAGGCTGTACCGCAATAATCGGTCGAGGTTGTGGGTTCCGGCCCGGTAGCCGGTCACCAACCGCACTGCCGCCATACAGGCCAGTTCTGCTGCCTGATGCACCAGAAAAGCGCCGATATTATATTGACGGCGGGTACGAAAGGTTTCCACACCAATGAGGAACTCAACCGACCTTGCTGTCCAGTCTTCAAATTCCTTTTGTAGCTTTTGCTGAATATCTTTCAAACTGTAGTTGCCGGGCAGCTTAAGGGGCGTGTTACGTCCATCATGAATCAAGCAGTCAGAATGGTAAACGGTGTGAGCCAACAAATGACCTTTTAGCAACCATTGATTAAATACCTGCATGGGAATCACAATCGAAGTAACAGGCGTGGAAATTCGGCAGCTACTCTCTACTACATCGTGTAATTCATCGGTACTTCGCTTTTCATCGGCTGCCGAAATGATCAGTAATTGGTATTCCGATGCCGACCAAGAGGCTAATACGACCTGGCTAAAAATCGTATCTGCCTGTCGGCAATGGTTCGTAGCACCCAACAGGTATATCTTTTCAGGTTTCATGATCCGGAGGATGGTAGCTATGACCGGTTCAAGTTGTTCTTTATTAATATGGGTAAGCATAGAGGATAGTTTAATTAAAAGAAACTGGTTACTTCTTTTTCTTTCGGTCGTTTTTTTGTACTGACTGTATCTTATGAATCACATAAGCGGCTTCATATAGTAATTCAATTTGCTTGTAGAGGAAGATCAAGTTACTGCGTTCCCGCCCACGGTCATAGATACCACTGTCAGTACCCAGTGCTGCGACCAACCAGTCCCATAACACTTCCCGCAAGTCTTTTAGATGATAACAGTCAAAGAAGGCATCCAATACTTTAACAGGTTGTTTTTGTTCTTCCTCACTAAGCAGCAAGAGTTGTTCCGGTCTTTTTCTCTGTTGTTTTTCTTTTTTGTGGGTCTTTTTCGAAGGTGAAGCTTTTGAGCTTTTCTTTTTCATAGCGAAAGTATTTGAACATTAGAGTTGGATGATTTTTTGGAGTTGGCGGATTCGGTCATGACGACCCAGCCGCTCAAGATGGATTGCCGTCAATTTTAGCGTAGTAAGAAATAGAAAGGCTTCCGCAACTTTGGGAAAGTTAAATAAGGCTTTCTGCCGACAGGCATCGGCAAAAACTTCAGCTGTTACATCTGTGACTGTGAGGAAAGTTTCATCGTCCAGGCGGGGAAGATGACGCACTGCCCGATACGTGTTATTTATATACATATCATAGTAGTGATCAAAAGCGGCTTTGTCACCACCGGCCATGCGCTTAAATAGGGATTTCTTACTGGGATGATAGAAGGAATTAATAATCAGGTCCATTTCTTCCTTGTCCTTTCGGCTCATGACCAAACAATAAAGGTGGGAAAACAGGTTTGGTGGTAAGGACTATTGAGGATAAACAAAAAGAAAGACGTGGGTTAGTCCTTACCGTTCTGGAAGGGCTACGACACCCTGACGACGAAATAAGGACGCCCACGCCTAGCCTTTAAAGATATAAAGGAAAACGTGAGCGATTCACCTTATCTACTCGTCGTACCGAAAGGTCGTAGATTTCCAGAACGAGAATAAAGCAAATGCGCTTTAATATTTAAGCCCGCAAATTATTGTTTTGCACTATGAGCTATTCCATTTCATAAATGATGGGCGATGGTTTGTCGGTCAAAAATTATAGAATATCCAACACAATTTATGCCTATTCCTACAATTTAACAAACTGATTGTAAGTATTTCCACACTTTTTTACTTTTATTCCTTCAATTATTATAGAAAATCTTAACAATCAATGACTAAACTGGGTGTGTATCTGGCTCAGAAATCAGTGAATAAATCTGAAGTAGCCCGCAAAACTGGTTTATCAAGGGCAAGAATGAATGAACTTACTTTACATGACAGAAGTCATTTGAGAGCTGAGGAGTTGTACTTAATTGCGTTGGCCGTTGACGTAAAACCGTGCGATCTACTTGAAGCGATGTGCGGAGACTTGAAGTTGGAAGAATAGGTATCAAATCGAGTAATAAATATCGGCATAATTTACAGTGCCACCATTACCTGACATTCGCAGTTGTATTCCGCGTATAAGCATATTCTAGTTATAGCAATGTAATTATTCCAAATGTGCACCTGGATCTTAAAAGATAAAGTTAGGAGGCTCTAAGTGTCATTAGGTGTTTCAATTTTGCCAACGCTCGACATATATAGACAGAAAAATGAAAAATGAAGCTCATGCAAGAATTAAAATAAACCAACTACTAACAGAGGCGGGATGGAGGTTCTTTGACAATGAGGAAGGAAAAGCAAACATTCTGCTTGAAAATCATGCGAAGATTACGCAACAAGAAATTGACGCATGGGGAAACGACTATGAAAAAACAAAAAATGGTTCTCTGGACTTTTTGCTGATTGACAGTGACAATAAACCGATTTGTGTTCTTGAAGCAAAAAAGGAGAGCCTTCATCCTTTAGTAGCAAAAGAACAGGCAAGAAAATACGCCAAGACAGTTGGTGCCAGATATGTAATTCTTTCCAACGGTATTGTTCACTACTTCTGGGACACGACAAAGGGAAATCCAAAACCGATTTATAAATTTCCTTCTCCCGAAGAAATTGGAGCGATCAAAAATTGGAGTCCTGACAGAAATTCTCTAGCAAACGAAGAAGTGGATGTTGACTATATTGTTAAAGTTCAGATGCCTGACCTTGCGGAAAGACCTGAATGGAACGGAAGCGTTGAAGCAAGTAAGGATTTTATCTGGTCAAACGGACTTAGATTTTTAAGGCATTACCAATTAAAAGCGATACAGGCTTTACAGAGTGCAGTTACGGAAGGTAAAGAAAGATTCCTATTTGAAATGGCTACTGGAACGGGAAAAACCTTGACCTCTGCGGCTGTTATCAGATTGTTTTTAAGGACACAAAACGCAAGGCGTGTTTTGTTTTTGGTTGACCGATTGGAATTGGAAGACCAGGCTTGGAAAGCATTTACAGAATATTTGAAGCCTGATTACACGACTTTTATTTTCAAGGAACACAAAAGCGACTGGCGAAAATGCGACATTATGGTTACGACTATTCAGTCAGTGATGCACAATGATAAATACCGATATGATTTTTCACCGACTGACTTTGACCTTATAATTTCTGATGAAGCACACCGATCTATTTCAGGAAATGCGAGAGCCGTTTTTGAATATTTCCACGGATACAAACTGGGATTAACCGCTACACCAAAAGACTACTTGAAAGGTGTTGACCCTGACAAAGTAAAAGAAAACGACCCAAGAGAAATTGAACGGAGAATGTTGCGAGACACCTACTCAACCTTCGGTTGTGAGGGTGGCGACCCAACTTTCCGTTATTCTTTAATTGATGGTGTTAAAGATGGCTATTTGATTAATCCCAAGGTTTTAGATGCCAGAACAGAAATCACTACTCAATTACTCTCTGATGAAGGTTATGCAGTTGTTGTTCCAACCGAAGAAGGAGAAGAAACGGAAACATTTGTTTCTCGTGATTTTGAAAAGAAATTTTTCTCCGAAAACACAAACAGCATCTTTTGCCAAACCTTTTTAGAAAATGCTTTGCGTGACCCAATCACAAACGAAATTGGTAAAACAATCATTTTCGCGGTAAGTCAAAACCATGCTCGCAAGCTGACAGAACAATTAAATGAATTTGCGGAGCAACTTTTCCCTGGCAAGTACAATTCCGACTTTGCAGTACAAGTAACTTCTCAGGTAGGTGATGCGCAACAAATGACCATTAATTTTACCAATAACAACCTTAGCGGAAAGACCACCTGGCTGGAAGGTTACAAATCATGTAAAACAAGGATTTGTGTGACCGTTGGCATGATGACAACTGGTTATGATTGTTCTGATTTATTGAATATCTGCATGATGAGACCGATTTTTAGTCCTGCTGATTTTGTGCAGATTAAAGGTAGAGGAACACGCAAAAACACTTTTGAATACAAATTCAAAAACGAACTGAACGAAGAAGAAATCATTCGTCACGACAAGGAAATATTTAAACTGTTCGACTTTTTTGCCAATTGCGAATACTTCGAAGAAAAGTTTGACTATGATGAAAAACTAAAACTACCCCAACCCCAAAAAGGAAACGGTGGAGGCGGAATTGGTGGTGTTGATATTAAAAAAAAATACACTACTTATCAACCCGACCCATTATTGAGTTTGGTTGAGGAGCCAATTGGCCCAGAAGGTATGCGGATTGACAGAGAACTTTTCAAAAAGTTTGAAAACCGTATTATCATGGACGACATCATTAAAAAGAATGTGGAGCTCGGAAATTGGGAACAAGTGGCTAGCCACATTCAACAAGAGATCTTCGACAAGCCATGGGAATACTTCAATCTCGAAAAAATCAGAAAAGCTGCCAAAATCGACCGCAAGGTTTCCATTCGTGAAGTAGTAGAAAAAATTTTTGGTATCATCCCAAAATTTAAATCCAAAGACGAATTGTTGGAGGAAGAGTTCGACAAGTTTATTTCTATCTACCCACCGGAAGAAGATGTAAACCTAAGAGCGTTGAAATACTTTTTTAAGGCGTACATAGTTGACCAAGATATTCGGAAAATCATTGAAACCAAAGATTTCCATGCCTTGCAAACGCATCCAACGCTTACCATTTCACAATTCAAGGCTGTTACTAATAAGTACAGGGAAGTGATCCCTGTTTACATCAAAGATTACATCAATTTAGAGCGGTTCGCTGCTTAACCAAAGGAATATATGTTAGATACACAGACAAAAAGGAGAATAGACGATTGCAGAGATATTTTGGTAGGAAAACTTCCGGACCCCAAAGCACAGATTGAGCAAATCACCATTGGCTTGATTTACAAGTTCATGGATGACATGGACAAAGAAGCGGTTGAATTGGGCGGTCAAGCAAAGTTCTTTTCTGATTACAAAGTGCCAGACCCTGAGTTTCCAAATAACAGCTCAAAGGACAAAGTCGTTGAATTCAGCAAATACGCATGGGATAAGTTGATGCACCCCAAAGTGACAGCTATCGAAATGCTCACACTTTATTCGGAAGCTATTGAGGGCATGGAGAAAAACCCAAACATTCCTCAATTGTTTCGGGACATTTTCAATAATGCCTATTTACCCTATCGAGACCCTGAAACTTTAAAACTGTTTCTAAAAACCATTGGCGAATTTGAATACACCCACAGCGAGAAATTGGGGGATGCATTTGAGTATTTGCTTTCTGTAAT comes from the Paraflavitalea devenefica genome and includes:
- a CDS encoding HEPN domain-containing protein; this translates as MKPEKIYLLGATNHCRQADTIFSQVVLASWSASEYQLLIISAADEKRSTDELHDVVESSCRISTPVTSIVIPMQVFNQWLLKGHLLAHTVYHSDCLIHDGRNTPLKLPGNYSLKDIQQKLQKEFEDWTARSVEFLIGVETFRTRRQYNIGAFLVHQAAELACMAAVRLVTGYRAGTHNLDRLLRYSLAFCGSELNVFPRNTDQERRLFKLLQKAYIHGRYKDDFVITEKEFLILYERVQVLVANAKQLKPASYQPE
- a CDS encoding helix-turn-helix domain-containing protein, producing the protein MTKLGVYLAQKSVNKSEVARKTGLSRARMNELTLHDRSHLRAEELYLIALAVDVKPCDLLEAMCGDLKLEE
- a CDS encoding DEAD/DEAH box helicase family protein, with protein sequence MKNEAHARIKINQLLTEAGWRFFDNEEGKANILLENHAKITQQEIDAWGNDYEKTKNGSLDFLLIDSDNKPICVLEAKKESLHPLVAKEQARKYAKTVGARYVILSNGIVHYFWDTTKGNPKPIYKFPSPEEIGAIKNWSPDRNSLANEEVDVDYIVKVQMPDLAERPEWNGSVEASKDFIWSNGLRFLRHYQLKAIQALQSAVTEGKERFLFEMATGTGKTLTSAAVIRLFLRTQNARRVLFLVDRLELEDQAWKAFTEYLKPDYTTFIFKEHKSDWRKCDIMVTTIQSVMHNDKYRYDFSPTDFDLIISDEAHRSISGNARAVFEYFHGYKLGLTATPKDYLKGVDPDKVKENDPREIERRMLRDTYSTFGCEGGDPTFRYSLIDGVKDGYLINPKVLDARTEITTQLLSDEGYAVVVPTEEGEETETFVSRDFEKKFFSENTNSIFCQTFLENALRDPITNEIGKTIIFAVSQNHARKLTEQLNEFAEQLFPGKYNSDFAVQVTSQVGDAQQMTINFTNNNLSGKTTWLEGYKSCKTRICVTVGMMTTGYDCSDLLNICMMRPIFSPADFVQIKGRGTRKNTFEYKFKNELNEEEIIRHDKEIFKLFDFFANCEYFEEKFDYDEKLKLPQPQKGNGGGGIGGVDIKKKYTTYQPDPLLSLVEEPIGPEGMRIDRELFKKFENRIIMDDIIKKNVELGNWEQVASHIQQEIFDKPWEYFNLEKIRKAAKIDRKVSIREVVEKIFGIIPKFKSKDELLEEEFDKFISIYPPEEDVNLRALKYFFKAYIVDQDIRKIIETKDFHALQTHPTLTISQFKAVTNKYREVIPVYIKDYINLERFAA